From the Lathyrus oleraceus cultivar Zhongwan6 chromosome 4, CAAS_Psat_ZW6_1.0, whole genome shotgun sequence genome, one window contains:
- the LOC127135650 gene encoding uncharacterized protein LOC127135650, with the protein MNISELLNFLKDNPNTTVPFPWKQIYDVETGLIFYKHIENGFFIYDFRPLVNIRRGVFWNNFLWSASIDCPDTRQMITNSQNSDGVSSVYLFCITCCDDITIYCIVDQPVFRCFICNGIVGRLP; encoded by the exons TTATTGAACTTCCTCAAAGATAATCCGAATACTACCGTTCCTTTTCCATGGAAACAAATTTATGATGTTGAG ACAGGACTAATTTTCTACAAGCATATAGAGAATGGATTCTTCATATATGATTTTAGGCCCCTGGTGAACATCAGAAGAGGAGTGTTTTGGAACAATTTTTTGTGGTCAGCATCTATAGATTGCCCTGATACTCGTCAAATGATAACAAATTCTCAAAATTCAGATGGTGTTTCAAGTGTTTATCTTTTTTGCATTACTTGTTGCGACGACATCACTATTTATTGTATTGTGGACCAACCTGTGTTTCGATGCTTTATCTGTAATGGTATAGTTGGGCGACTTCCATGA